From the genome of Brassica oleracea var. oleracea cultivar TO1000 chromosome C4, BOL, whole genome shotgun sequence:
ACACAACTGTCCGGTTCAAAATTAGAGCGCCAAGAAATAACAGCCACTAAATACTTTTCTGTTTTGAGATTAATTAACGGGACTATTTTTATATAACAAAAATTCCTATAAATTGATTAGTTCATGTTTACTTTCAATTCAGGATTTAGAAATATTATTATTACTATTTTTTAGAAAAATTAATATTCTGAATTCTCTTTGATTAATTAAGGGAGAGGGTCTCCACCAATGGCCGGCGTCAGGAGCTTTTTCTTGTTCGCGGCGATTGCTTTATTGTTCGCCGGTCGTTACGGAGACGCTACCGCAGCCGCCAGAGGTTACATTAAGTACAAAGATCCAAAAGCAGCGGTTGAAGAGAGAGTAGAGGACTTGCTAACACGAATGACATTACCTGAGAAACTTGGTCAAATGTGTCAAGTTGATAGGTTCAACTTCTCATATCCCAATCCCAGTATTGGCCAAGAAATCTTCACAAAGTACATGATCGGTATGTTACAAACAAAACTATTTGTTATATATCCAAATTAATATCGAATAAAAAAATGATTTATGATTTGTATTGGTGCATGAGTGTAGGGAGTGTTTTAAGCAATCCTTATGATACTGGGGCTAGTATAGCAAAGCGGGTTGAACTAGCGAACACCATGCAGAAACTGAGTCTTTCCACGAGGCTTGGAATCCCTTTGCTTTACGCTATTGATGCGGTTCATGGCCACAACACTTTTATCAATGCCACCATCTTCCCCCACAACATTGGTCTTGGTGCCACTAGGTATACATATTTTTTTAAATGAAACGTAACATATACATGTAGAATACCCTATTATTTATTGACTGTGAATGCGTCTTGTTGTAGGGATCCTGAGCTTGTTAAGAAGATTGGAGCTATCACCGCGCTTGAAGTAAGAGCTACAGGAATCGCGCAAGCTTTCGCGCCTTGTGTTGCGGTATGCAGAGATCCTAGATGGGGAAGGTGTTATGAGAGCTATAGTGAAGATCCGAAACTTGTGAATCTGATGACCGAAAGTATCATGGATGGATTACAGGGAAATGCTCCTTACGTCGCTGATTTCAAGTAACTAATTAGTTTTAAACCTAAATATTTTAATGCTATTGATCACTAATTAACTAATGTGAAAATGTATCTCCACGCGATCAGGACTAAACTGGCTGGTTGCGCCAAACATTTTGTTGGGGATGGAGGAACGATAGATGGCATCAATGAGAACAACACTGTTGTTGACAACGCTACTCTCTTTAATGTCCATATGCCTCCTTTCGAGTTAGCGGTAAAGAAAGGGATCGCATCAATTATGGCTTCTTATTCTAGTCTTAACGGTGTTAAGATGCACGCAAACCGAGCAATGCTAACTGATTACCTCAAGGACACCCTCAAATTCCAAGGCTTTGTTATCTCTGACTGGCTTGGAATTGATAAGATCACAACTCCACCTAGAGCAAATTACACTTACTCTATCGAAGCTTCCATTAATGCCGGCATTGACATGGTTGGCTCTCTTCTTTCTTTCTTTTTTTCATTTTCAAGAATCAATAAACAGGTTCTTGATATGCTACAAATGTTTAGACTCAAAAATAAGGGATTTTTAACATGTAGGTTATGGTTCCATGGGAGTACAAAGAGTTCTTGGAAAAATTGACAAACCTAGTAAACGGTGGATACATTCCTATGAGCCGTATAGATGATGCTGTCCGAAGAGTCTTAAGGGTCAAATTCTCTCTCGGTCTCTTTGAAAATCCATTTGCAGAGGGAAGTAGTCTTGCCACTGAGTTTGGATCTGAGGTAAATTCAATTGTACTTTCTGACCATGTCTAAACTTGTATTAGATATATATATATATATTATATTAAACATTCTAAAAATTAAAGGAACAGAAAGATGTCTATGCATGATAGATAACATGTGGACACAATAAATGAATTTAATATTAGTCACCATTACATATTAGACCATGTGAACATACCACATAACTATTATAGTTAGTCTTATTATACACAAGGGATGTGGGATTAAGGGAGCAAATAGATGTCTATGATACAGAATATGTGGAAAACAATATAAAACATATTAATATTAGCCACCATTTCATATTAGACCATGTGAACACAAATTACAACAAAACTGTTATAGTTAGTCTTAATAAACATATAAGTGATGTGTACTTAACACAATGTTGTAGGAGCATAGAGAAGTAGCGAGAGAGGCGGTGAGGAAATCAATGGTGCTTCTAAAGAACGGGAAGACAGACAACGATAAAATTGTTCCGCTCCCGAAGAAGGTGAAAAAGATCGTTGTTGCTGGCGCACACGCTAACAACATGGGTTGGCAATGTGGTGGCTTTACTCTCACTTGGCAAGGATTTAACGGAACCGGAGAAAACATCTCTCGTAACAAAGCCATGAACCTCCCTACCGGTAAAACCAGAGGTACTACAAATAAATGTCTAAAGATATACGTAGAATATTAATCCGTTCACACATGCATTACGATATAGTGATGTTTACTCTCTTTTTTTTGTGCAACCTGATTTCATTCATAACTTAACTTTGGTTCAGGGCCCATAAGGCCTGTTTGGCAACAGAGTCAGCTCTAACATTAGCTGCGTTTGGAATAAAATTAAACTTGATTGTCTTAAATAAAAGGGAGAGGAGGTATATATCACGAATCATGCCATAGATCTCCAAGTTCATTTGATGTCGCTTGATCGTGTTGATAAGGACTTGAGAGTCAGAGAACATTATAGGAACTACAATCTAAAATGTTGTTTTCTCTAATGCTCTAACATTAGATGTTTACTCTAAAATGTTGTTTTCAAAACATATATAGGAACTACAATCTTGGAAGGAATCATGAAAACAGTGGATGCCACCACTGAAGTTGTCTACGTGGAGGAACCAAACCAAAATACAGCTAAGCTTCATGCCGACGCAGCATACACAATTGTGGTTGTAGGTGAAGCTCCATACGCAGAGTCACAAGGGGACAGCACCACGCTAAACATGGCCGCACCAGGTCCAGACACGATCAGCCACACGTGTGCTAGTGGTATGAAGTGTTTAGTGGTCCTAGTCACAGGACGTCCTCTCATGATCGAGGCCTACATTGACTTCATCGACGCTGTTGCGGTCGCTTGGCTTCCAGGAACCGAAGGACAAGGAGTCGCTGATGTTTTGTTTGGTGATCATCCATTCACCGGCACTTTGCCTCGCACGTGGATGAAGAGTGTGGTTCAGCTTCCGATGAACGTTGGTGACTCGGCCTACGACCCTCTCTTCCCCTTCGGATTCGGAATCACAAATTAAATGAAGAATCAAATCATCTATATCATGTATGTTAAATATGTGAAAATGTTAAATGTGACGCTTCTTCAATGAATAATATTTGATCACTTTATACTCTGCTACGTACGATGCAACTTGTTCACAGATCAAAACAAACTTGTTCATGACTTGATGATTGAGCATGCCTTTTCCAAGATGGACATGAGCCCAATGCATATAATTTCTGAATGAATTTGATTAGAAGATTCATTAAGCTCATTTATAGTTTACAATATCAGCATAACAACAAAATCCTACGTAAAGGCTAGATATCCATGCACACACATAATACGTCTAGATATCCATGAATCTCTATTTTCAAAATATATATGTAATATGATTCCAAATAGGAATATAAACATAATATTTAAAGCAGTAGAACAAACTCAAAATTTGACTAAGCAATCTTGGAATAATTGCGCAGCAAGACCCTATCCCGAGCACGATAATATTTGGTAAACGTTGACCAACTAATTAGTCATCCAGCTAGAACTGATCAACTTGTCTATAAGGGCAGCCTCAACGGGTAGAAACCCAAAACAAACATTTTAGTGGTAAATTATTATTATTCAACTTTTAATAGATGATAAAATTTTAATAATTTGGAAAGAACAAAACCATTAAGTCTACAAAAGAAAAAGAGAACAAAACCATTCACATCTGGACAACTGGCAAATGATGTTCGAAACCGGTTCTTAGAACACTTCCATTAGTCGATACTCATTGAATATCTCTTAACAATCTTATAATACTAAAAGCCAAATACTAAAAGCCAAATATACTTAACATATAGGGTGTCCACGTAGGAATCACAATTTGTTCTAGAACCATGTCATTTAAAATAAAATATGAAAAAAAAAAATGAAAATAAAACCTAAATAGATAATTGTAAGTATCTTTTGAGTTTCCATCACTTTATATTCGTTTGTTTTCATATTAATCCTAAAGACGCTGCGCTCTAACCAAAAACTCATCGTATCCCATCACAATCTTTATTTCTTCTACTGCAAATTTTTCTGTATTCTTAGCAATTTGGATTGGATTAAGATTCCCAGAAGGATCCCCGGATCCTCACCCTAATCTAATTCACAATCTGATCTTCCCATGTTGAACCCTATCTCAACTTGCTTCCCCTTCATCCCAGTCATGGTATTTACGAATCCAAGTGGGCAATCCATGGAGGCACACCAGGATACTCAGCACGAGACTGCCGTTTTTGATCCGGTTTGATTCTCCCATAGTCATTTTCATTTTGATTACGGAACATTTGATGTCATTAATGTTATTGTCTCAGATGATCTTTATATTTTTAAAACATCTGAAAGCAGGCAATGAGAGGACCTTTTCCTTGAAAATGGGCGTTGGAACTTTAATAATAAAGTAATTTTCTTTCTATAATTGGTCCAGAAGGAACTTCAACATCAAATCACTATCTTATATATTATATATAGTTATGAAACAACATTTTATCGTGAAAAAAGAACCTCCAATTCATACCGTTTTTGGAAAATGATATGGAATAAAAAAACTCCGAGTGCTTCAATTTTTTCCTTATTTGTATACTCTCAGATAGGGAAAACTCTGATGTTTATGGTAACACTAAGCACTTGAAACATATATTACATATTTTTTTCCTCTTCTCATATGATATGACTAACATCTTTCAATGATTTAGATCTTTGGAAAATAAACTCTTTTGGATATGAAGGAACCGTGAATCAGTGCATTACTCCTCCCAAGTATGTAAAATTAAATGATGAGTATCTATCTCACTAATGTTCTCCTCAAGA
Proteins encoded in this window:
- the LOC106341780 gene encoding beta-glucosidase BoGH3B, translated to MAGVRSFFLFAAIALLFAGRYGDATAAARGYIKYKDPKAAVEERVEDLLTRMTLPEKLGQMCQVDRFNFSYPNPSIGQEIFTKYMIGSVLSNPYDTGASIAKRVELANTMQKLSLSTRLGIPLLYAIDAVHGHNTFINATIFPHNIGLGATRDPELVKKIGAITALEVRATGIAQAFAPCVAVCRDPRWGRCYESYSEDPKLVNLMTESIMDGLQGNAPYVADFKTKLAGCAKHFVGDGGTIDGINENNTVVDNATLFNVHMPPFELAVKKGIASIMASYSSLNGVKMHANRAMLTDYLKDTLKFQGFVISDWLGIDKITTPPRANYTYSIEASINAGIDMVMVPWEYKEFLEKLTNLVNGGYIPMSRIDDAVRRVLRVKFSLGLFENPFAEGSSLATEFGSEEHREVAREAVRKSMVLLKNGKTDNDKIVPLPKKVKKIVVAGAHANNMGWQCGGFTLTWQGFNGTGENISRNKAMNLPTGKTRGTTILEGIMKTVDATTEVVYVEEPNQNTAKLHADAAYTIVVVGEAPYAESQGDSTTLNMAAPGPDTISHTCASGMKCLVVLVTGRPLMIEAYIDFIDAVAVAWLPGTEGQGVADVLFGDHPFTGTLPRTWMKSVVQLPMNVGDSAYDPLFPFGFGITN